The following are from one region of the Chromobacterium phragmitis genome:
- a CDS encoding organic hydroperoxide resistance protein, which produces MSIEKILYRTQATVSGGREGRAESSDGALKVLLSTPRELGGADGPGTNPEQLFAAGYAACFLGSMKFVAAKQKKTLPAEASVTGVVGIGVLPTGFGLEVELRISLPGLDIEEAKALIGQAHIVCPYSHATHGNIDVRLNLAETGSRYPELKAPPSPL; this is translated from the coding sequence ATGTCGATTGAAAAGATTCTGTACCGCACCCAGGCCACCGTCAGCGGAGGCCGCGAAGGTCGCGCCGAGTCCTCGGACGGGGCGCTGAAAGTCCTGCTATCCACGCCTCGCGAGCTCGGCGGCGCCGACGGCCCGGGCACCAATCCAGAGCAGCTGTTCGCAGCAGGCTATGCCGCTTGCTTCCTGGGATCGATGAAATTCGTCGCGGCCAAACAAAAAAAGACGCTGCCGGCTGAAGCCAGCGTGACCGGTGTCGTCGGCATCGGCGTCCTCCCCACCGGCTTCGGACTCGAAGTCGAGCTGCGGATCAGCCTGCCCGGACTGGACATCGAGGAGGCGAAGGCGCTGATCGGGCAGGCGCACATCGTCTGCCCCTATTCCCACGCCACGCATGGCAACATCGACGTGCGCCTGAACCTCGCGGAAACAGGGTCCAGATATCCCGAGCTCAAGGCACCGCCGTCGCCGCTCTGA
- a CDS encoding vWA domain-containing protein, with protein sequence MLIDFFYALRNAGLLVTLKEFLLLLEALRLNIAFGSLDEFYYLSRSALVKDEKYFDRFDQVFGHHFKGLELSLDDLRRPVPEEWLRKQAEKYLSEEERQKLQGLGWDKLMETLRQRLEEQRERHQGGNKWIGTGGTSPFGAWGYNPEGVRIGQNQSRHRRAVKVWDQREFRNFDDKVELGTRNIKLALRRLREFARDGAEEVLDLDATIAATARKGGMLDLQMRREQHNSVKVLVLFDVGGSMDDHIRACEELFSAVKAEFKHLEYFYFHNCVYESVWKDNNRRQSQRFPTWDLIHTFGRDYKLIFVGDASMSPYEITFPGGSVEHMNEESGAAWLKRLLEHFKHAVWINPLEEEHWNHTQSVGMIHQLMGQRMRPMTLAGLDQAMRDLKKTAASA encoded by the coding sequence ATGCTGATCGATTTCTTCTACGCGCTGCGCAACGCCGGCTTGCTGGTCACTCTGAAAGAATTCCTGCTGTTGCTGGAAGCGCTGCGGCTCAACATCGCCTTCGGCAGCCTTGACGAGTTTTACTATCTGTCTCGCTCGGCGCTGGTGAAGGACGAAAAATACTTCGACCGTTTCGATCAGGTGTTCGGCCACCACTTCAAGGGCTTGGAGCTGAGCCTGGACGATCTGCGACGCCCCGTTCCCGAGGAGTGGCTGCGCAAGCAGGCTGAAAAATACCTCAGCGAGGAGGAGCGGCAAAAGCTTCAGGGACTGGGCTGGGACAAGCTGATGGAGACGCTGCGCCAACGCCTGGAGGAACAACGGGAGCGCCATCAGGGCGGAAACAAGTGGATAGGCACCGGCGGCACCAGTCCCTTTGGCGCCTGGGGCTACAATCCAGAAGGCGTGCGCATCGGCCAGAACCAATCACGCCATCGCCGCGCGGTAAAAGTGTGGGACCAGCGCGAATTCCGCAACTTCGACGACAAAGTCGAGCTTGGCACCCGCAACATCAAGCTGGCGCTGCGGCGCCTGCGCGAGTTCGCCCGCGACGGGGCGGAAGAAGTCCTGGACCTGGACGCCACCATCGCCGCCACCGCGCGCAAAGGCGGCATGCTGGACTTGCAAATGCGGCGCGAGCAGCACAACAGCGTCAAAGTTTTGGTGCTGTTCGATGTGGGCGGATCGATGGACGACCATATCCGCGCCTGCGAAGAGCTGTTTTCCGCGGTCAAGGCGGAATTCAAGCATCTGGAGTACTTCTATTTCCACAACTGCGTGTACGAGTCGGTGTGGAAAGACAACAATCGCCGCCAAAGCCAGCGTTTTCCGACTTGGGACCTGATCCATACATTCGGCCGCGATTACAAGCTGATCTTCGTTGGAGACGCCAGCATGAGCCCCTACGAGATCACCTTTCCCGGCGGGAGCGTCGAGCATATGAACGAAGAGTCCGGAGCGGCCTGGCTCAAGCGCCTGCTGGAACACTTCAAGCACGCGGTCTGGATCAATCCGCTTGAGGAAGAGCACTGGAACCACACCCAATCGGTGGGGATGATCCACCAGCTGATGGGCCAACGCATGCGGCCGATGACGCTGGCCGGCCTGGACCAGGCGATGCGGGATTTGAAAAAAACTGCCGCTTCCGCTTGA
- a CDS encoding alpha/beta hydrolase yields the protein MLKAMNKVGIAGPAGLLDTICVPAQGEASGVAVICHPNPLQGGTHTNKVVQTAAKALSQLGYACYCPNLRGVGDSEGEHDYGNGEVDDAIAVVEYARSQHPGLPLALAGFSFGGFVAARARARIEADKLLLMGVAVGKYPIPTPEVPADTLVIHGEEDEVIPLSSVMEWARPQNLPVLVFPGAGHFFHGRLVQLAQMIQRCW from the coding sequence ATGCTGAAGGCGATGAACAAAGTCGGCATCGCCGGCCCGGCAGGGCTGCTGGACACCATCTGCGTGCCGGCGCAGGGCGAGGCATCCGGCGTGGCTGTGATCTGCCATCCCAATCCGCTGCAGGGCGGCACCCACACCAACAAGGTGGTGCAGACCGCCGCCAAGGCTTTGTCGCAGCTGGGTTACGCGTGTTATTGCCCGAATCTGCGCGGCGTCGGCGATAGCGAGGGCGAACACGATTACGGCAACGGCGAGGTGGACGATGCGATCGCGGTGGTTGAATACGCCAGATCGCAGCATCCGGGCCTGCCGCTGGCGCTGGCCGGTTTCTCTTTCGGCGGCTTCGTCGCCGCCCGCGCCCGCGCCCGCATCGAGGCCGACAAGCTGCTGCTGATGGGCGTGGCGGTGGGCAAGTATCCGATTCCGACACCGGAGGTGCCGGCCGATACGCTGGTGATACACGGCGAAGAGGATGAGGTGATTCCGCTCTCCAGCGTGATGGAATGGGCGCGGCCGCAAAACCTGCCGGTGCTGGTGTTTCCCGGCGCGGGCCACTTTTTCCATGGCCGGCTGGTGCAGCTGGCGCAAATGATCCAGCGGTGCTGGTAA
- a CDS encoding AraC family transcriptional regulator has protein sequence MTVACVDRLDALLDRFPVRARTFHSGTLCGAAEFSRSGSSGQLHLVRSGVLNVLHANPSADLHVDVPSLLFYPRPMPRRFVLDEGGRADLVCAELNFDGGAENPIVAALPAAICLPLGRIAGAAPVLSTLFDEAFSDNCGRHVVVDRLFEVVLVQLLRHLLETGELRGGMLAGLSHPKLRKALAAMHERPAREWSLDGLAGIAGMSRSVFAGSFRDVVGCTPGAYLQGWRVRLAQQALRQGRRLKVIAIEVGYGSEAALSRAFKAQCGLTPRQWRQSREMD, from the coding sequence ATGACGGTTGCGTGTGTCGATCGCCTAGACGCGTTGTTGGACCGCTTTCCAGTTCGCGCTCGGACGTTCCATTCCGGCACCCTGTGCGGCGCCGCGGAATTTTCCCGGTCCGGCAGCAGCGGCCAGCTGCATCTGGTCAGGTCCGGCGTCTTGAACGTGCTCCATGCCAACCCATCGGCCGATCTGCATGTGGACGTGCCCAGCCTGTTGTTCTATCCGCGGCCGATGCCGCGCCGATTCGTTTTGGATGAGGGGGGCCGGGCTGACCTGGTTTGCGCCGAGCTTAACTTCGACGGCGGAGCGGAAAACCCCATCGTGGCGGCGCTGCCGGCGGCGATTTGTCTGCCGTTGGGCCGCATCGCCGGCGCCGCGCCGGTGTTGTCTACGCTGTTCGACGAGGCCTTCAGCGACAACTGCGGCCGGCATGTCGTAGTCGACAGGCTGTTCGAGGTCGTGCTTGTGCAGTTGCTGAGGCATCTGCTGGAAACTGGCGAACTGCGCGGCGGCATGCTGGCCGGGCTGTCTCATCCCAAGCTTAGGAAAGCGTTGGCGGCGATGCATGAGCGGCCGGCCAGAGAGTGGTCGCTGGATGGGCTGGCCGGCATCGCGGGGATGTCGCGCAGCGTTTTCGCCGGCAGTTTCCGCGACGTTGTCGGTTGCACGCCGGGAGCCTATCTGCAGGGCTGGCGGGTCAGACTCGCGCAGCAGGCGTTGAGGCAGGGCAGGCGCTTGAAAGTGATCGCAATCGAGGTGGGCTACGGCAGCGAAGCCG
- a CDS encoding BaiN/RdsA family NAD(P)/FAD-dependent oxidoreductase, translated as MIVIGAGAAGLMCAATAGKRGRSVLLLDHAAKLAEKIRISGGGRCNFTNIHARFDCYLSANPNFCRSALAQYSPRDFVDMVERHGIGYHEKKLGQLFCDDGSERIIAMLDEECRAGGVDRRMETAIHGVSRSGGGGFAVETGGGRFECQSLVIATGGLSIPQIGATPFGYQVAEQFGLAVTPLSPALVPLTFHVEDAEIFTPLAGVSVDVEAKAGKGRFRENALFTHKGVSGPAILQVSSYWQPGMELLLDLMPDGNAEGWLEERADSEQLIANALTELGWSRRFADAWLDRVGMNKRLKDLGPKQRGQLAEQLHRWCVKPNGTQGYKKAEVTLGGVSTKALSSKTLMANDAPGLFFIGEVVDVTGWLGGYNFQWAWSSGFVAGMNC; from the coding sequence GTGATTGTCATTGGGGCCGGCGCCGCCGGCCTGATGTGCGCGGCGACGGCCGGAAAACGAGGCCGCAGCGTGCTGCTGCTGGACCATGCGGCCAAGTTGGCGGAGAAGATCCGCATCTCCGGCGGCGGCCGCTGCAACTTCACCAATATTCACGCCCGTTTCGATTGCTACCTGTCGGCCAATCCCAATTTTTGCCGTTCCGCATTGGCGCAATACTCGCCGCGGGACTTCGTCGACATGGTGGAGCGCCATGGCATCGGCTACCACGAGAAGAAGCTGGGCCAGCTATTTTGCGATGACGGCAGCGAGCGCATCATCGCCATGCTGGATGAGGAATGCCGCGCCGGCGGCGTGGATCGCCGGATGGAAACCGCCATTCATGGCGTATCTCGGTCAGGGGGCGGCGGTTTCGCGGTGGAAACCGGCGGCGGCCGCTTTGAATGCCAGTCGCTGGTGATCGCCACCGGCGGACTGTCCATCCCGCAGATCGGCGCCACGCCGTTCGGCTACCAGGTGGCCGAGCAGTTTGGTCTGGCTGTCACGCCGCTGTCGCCGGCGCTGGTGCCGCTCACCTTCCACGTGGAGGATGCCGAAATCTTCACCCCGCTTGCCGGGGTGTCGGTAGATGTGGAGGCCAAGGCGGGCAAGGGGCGCTTCCGCGAAAATGCGCTGTTCACCCACAAGGGCGTGTCCGGTCCCGCCATTTTGCAAGTGTCGTCTTACTGGCAGCCCGGCATGGAACTGTTGCTGGACCTGATGCCGGATGGCAATGCGGAGGGCTGGCTGGAGGAAAGGGCGGACAGCGAGCAGTTGATCGCCAACGCTTTGACCGAGCTTGGCTGGTCGCGCCGCTTCGCCGACGCCTGGCTGGATCGGGTGGGCATGAACAAGCGTCTGAAGGATTTGGGGCCCAAACAGCGCGGCCAGCTTGCGGAACAGTTGCACCGTTGGTGCGTGAAGCCCAACGGCACCCAGGGATACAAGAAGGCTGAGGTGACGTTGGGCGGGGTTTCCACCAAGGCGCTTTCGTCCAAGACGCTGATGGCCAATGACGCGCCGGGACTGTTTTTCATCGGCGAGGTGGTGGACGTCACCGGCTGGCTGGGAGGCTATAACTTCCAGTGGGCATGGTCGTCCGGCTTTGTCGCCGGAATGAACTGCTGA
- a CDS encoding (2Fe-2S) ferredoxin domain-containing protein: MSFFDKHVFICCNQRDACQDCCNNHGSSELLGYMKDQVKALGLAGEGKIRVNKAGCLGRCDDGPVMVVYPEETWYTFVDKDDIDEIVREHMVHGRVVERLKL; the protein is encoded by the coding sequence ATGAGCTTTTTCGACAAGCACGTATTCATCTGCTGCAATCAGCGCGACGCCTGTCAGGATTGCTGCAACAACCACGGCTCCAGCGAGTTGCTGGGCTATATGAAGGACCAGGTCAAGGCTTTGGGCCTGGCCGGCGAGGGCAAGATTCGCGTCAACAAGGCCGGTTGCCTGGGCCGCTGCGACGACGGCCCGGTGATGGTGGTCTACCCGGAGGAGACCTGGTACACCTTCGTCGACAAGGACGACATCGACGAGATCGTCCGCGAGCACATGGTCCACGGCCGCGTGGTGGAAAGGCTGAAGCTCTGA
- a CDS encoding HD domain-containing protein, protein MQNIIDFVLEIDKLKQVTRKTKVLNSDRYENSAEHSWQIALLASSLAPYAVAPVDMSRVVAMLLVHDIGEIETGDTIVYAEGGWEERKAQELACVTRIFGLLPAEQGQRFLALWNEFEAGDTAEARFAHAADRAMPVLLNLANNGQSWRENGIRHQQVLDRIGPPIRQGCPALWDYLEGRLAAAKVQGWLG, encoded by the coding sequence ATGCAGAACATCATTGATTTCGTGCTGGAAATCGACAAGCTCAAGCAGGTCACCCGCAAAACGAAGGTGCTGAATAGCGACCGCTATGAGAACTCGGCTGAGCACAGTTGGCAAATCGCCTTGCTGGCTTCGTCGCTGGCGCCATACGCGGTGGCGCCGGTCGACATGAGCCGGGTGGTGGCGATGCTGCTGGTGCATGATATCGGCGAGATCGAAACCGGCGACACCATCGTCTATGCCGAAGGCGGCTGGGAGGAGCGCAAGGCGCAGGAACTGGCCTGCGTCACCCGCATTTTCGGTCTGCTGCCGGCAGAGCAAGGCCAGCGCTTCCTAGCGCTATGGAATGAATTCGAAGCCGGAGACACGGCGGAGGCGCGCTTCGCCCATGCGGCTGACCGCGCGATGCCCGTCTTGTTGAACCTGGCCAACAACGGCCAGAGCTGGCGCGAGAACGGCATCCGCCATCAGCAGGTGCTGGACCGCATCGGTCCGCCCATCCGTCAGGGCTGTCCCGCCTTGTGGGACTATCTGGAGGGGCGCCTGGCTGCTGCCAAGGTTCAGGGATGGTTGGGCTAA
- a CDS encoding hybrid sensor histidine kinase/response regulator gives MQQAHPASSANMEFLSTLPPSPGQRRLALIVAVTSLLFFCAAAPFAQTHLPQSTAFIPIYQSALTINDLVTATLLFGQFAILRHSSLRLLAIGYLYTALMAVFHALSFPGLFADHGLLGGGAQTTAWLYMFWHIGFPVMVIAYAKQKPTTEARPLAAGGAIAWSIGQTCLAVGFFVLLATAWHDELPAIMQGNSNAPHMRVVSLLMWGVSFFALVAVAARWRQSRLDLWLSVVMVVWLCDVGLSNVLNASRFDLGFYVGRVYGLLAASFVLLMLLLENGRLYAQLAASAAELKSAKLEAEGATQAKSMFLANMSHEIRTPMNAIIGMSYLALRTDLDDQQRNYISKIHNAGTSLLGIINDILDFSKVEAGRLELEAQPFRLDDVLDSVSALVAQRAADKGLELLFETAEDVPQGLIGDALRLGQVLTNLVGNAIKFTEKGQVSIIIGLVERMDDRAQLKFCVHDTGIGMGEEQMARLFQAFSQADDSTTRRFGGTGLGLNIAKRLVELMGGAMKVESAPGWGSSFIFNCWLGVSLETDSRRQALPREMRGLRVMAVDDNQSALDVLGAQLRQLGFDVQSSQNGQDAVNQVRQDCLAKPFDVVFVDWMMPEMDGLEVVRRMRQISRKMRIIMVTAFGQDEVRSKARAAGCDAFMVKPVNQSQLFDVLLEVFGFGRGGSLGVAADLDHPPNFYGARLLLVEDNRINQQIAIELLEGTGATITVAANGQAALDKLAAHGPEAFDAVLMDVQMPVMDGIEATRRIRQQMEYAELPIIAMTADALVEERERCLAAGMADHVAKPIDPQVLFSTLARWISRDAPLSDVAVAEEAPLPRIAGLDQAAGLRRVAGNRELYLHLLRQFLEEESGAAIRFGVAVSEGDYQTAERVVHTLKGAAGNIGFVDLQKTAMRLEMATRAREDHQGLLAELEAELVQAMDALRDGLAALG, from the coding sequence ATGCAACAGGCACATCCGGCTTCTTCCGCCAATATGGAATTTCTTTCCACCTTGCCTCCCTCTCCCGGGCAACGCCGCCTCGCGTTGATTGTCGCCGTGACGTCGCTGCTGTTCTTCTGCGCGGCGGCGCCGTTTGCGCAGACTCATCTTCCCCAGTCCACGGCCTTCATTCCCATCTATCAGTCAGCGCTGACGATCAATGATCTGGTGACGGCTACGTTGCTGTTCGGGCAATTCGCCATCCTGCGCCATTCCAGTCTGCGATTGCTTGCCATCGGTTACTTGTATACCGCGCTGATGGCGGTATTTCACGCGCTCAGCTTTCCAGGCTTGTTTGCCGATCATGGCCTGCTTGGAGGCGGGGCGCAGACAACGGCTTGGCTGTACATGTTCTGGCATATCGGCTTTCCCGTGATGGTGATCGCGTACGCCAAGCAGAAGCCTACAACGGAAGCTCGCCCCTTGGCGGCGGGAGGCGCGATTGCGTGGTCTATCGGACAAACCTGCCTGGCGGTGGGCTTTTTCGTCTTGTTGGCAACAGCATGGCACGACGAATTGCCCGCCATCATGCAGGGCAACAGCAATGCGCCGCATATGCGCGTGGTGTCTTTGCTCATGTGGGGCGTCAGCTTTTTCGCGCTTGTCGCGGTTGCGGCTCGCTGGCGGCAGTCTCGGCTGGACCTTTGGTTGAGCGTGGTGATGGTCGTATGGCTGTGCGATGTCGGTTTGTCGAATGTGCTGAACGCCTCGCGTTTCGACCTGGGATTCTATGTAGGCCGGGTCTATGGCTTGCTGGCGGCAAGCTTCGTGTTGCTGATGCTGTTATTGGAAAACGGCAGGCTTTATGCGCAGTTGGCGGCGAGCGCAGCAGAGCTGAAATCGGCCAAACTCGAGGCGGAAGGGGCGACCCAGGCCAAATCCATGTTTCTGGCCAATATGAGCCATGAAATCCGCACGCCTATGAATGCGATCATCGGCATGTCCTATCTGGCGCTGCGGACGGATCTGGATGATCAGCAGCGCAACTACATCAGCAAGATTCATAACGCCGGCACCTCTCTGCTTGGCATCATCAACGACATACTGGACTTTTCCAAGGTGGAGGCTGGCAGGCTGGAGCTGGAGGCGCAGCCGTTCAGGCTGGACGATGTGCTGGACAGCGTGTCCGCCCTGGTGGCGCAGCGGGCGGCGGACAAGGGCTTGGAGTTGTTGTTCGAGACGGCAGAGGATGTCCCGCAAGGGCTGATTGGCGACGCCTTGCGGCTGGGGCAGGTGTTGACCAACCTGGTGGGAAATGCGATCAAATTCACGGAAAAGGGGCAGGTTTCCATCATCATTGGGTTGGTTGAGCGGATGGACGACAGGGCGCAGCTCAAATTCTGCGTTCATGATACGGGCATTGGAATGGGCGAGGAGCAAATGGCCCGTTTGTTCCAGGCTTTCAGCCAGGCGGATGATTCGACCACCCGCCGTTTCGGCGGCACGGGGCTGGGTCTGAACATCGCCAAGCGACTGGTGGAACTGATGGGCGGAGCCATGAAGGTTGAGTCTGCTCCGGGTTGGGGCAGTTCGTTCATTTTCAATTGTTGGCTGGGCGTGTCGCTTGAAACGGACTCCCGCCGACAGGCGTTGCCCAGGGAAATGCGCGGGTTGAGAGTGATGGCGGTGGACGATAACCAGTCAGCGCTGGATGTACTCGGCGCCCAATTGCGGCAGCTGGGCTTTGACGTGCAGTCAAGCCAGAATGGGCAGGATGCCGTGAACCAGGTGAGGCAAGACTGTCTGGCTAAGCCCTTTGACGTGGTTTTTGTCGATTGGATGATGCCGGAGATGGACGGCCTGGAGGTAGTCCGCCGCATGCGTCAGATCAGCCGCAAGATGCGCATCATCATGGTGACGGCGTTTGGACAGGATGAGGTCAGAAGCAAGGCCCGCGCCGCGGGCTGTGACGCTTTCATGGTCAAGCCGGTGAACCAGTCACAGTTGTTCGATGTATTGCTGGAGGTATTCGGTTTTGGACGCGGCGGAAGTTTGGGAGTGGCCGCCGATCTCGATCATCCTCCTAATTTTTATGGGGCCCGTTTGCTGTTGGTGGAAGATAACCGAATCAACCAGCAGATCGCGATCGAACTGCTGGAGGGAACCGGCGCGACAATAACGGTGGCGGCAAATGGGCAGGCCGCGCTGGACAAGTTGGCGGCGCATGGTCCCGAAGCTTTCGACGCCGTGCTGATGGACGTGCAGATGCCGGTGATGGATGGCATCGAAGCCACGCGTCGCATCCGTCAGCAGATGGAGTATGCGGAGCTGCCCATTATCGCGATGACCGCCGACGCGTTGGTGGAGGAGAGGGAGCGTTGCCTGGCGGCTGGCATGGCGGACCATGTGGCCAAACCGATAGACCCGCAGGTGTTGTTTTCCACGTTGGCGCGCTGGATCAGTCGCGACGCCCCGCTGTCGGACGTAGCGGTTGCCGAGGAGGCGCCGCTGCCGAGGATTGCGGGATTGGATCAGGCTGCGGGTTTGCGGCGGGTGGCGGGAAACCGAGAGCTTTATCTGCATTTGTTGCGCCAATTCCTCGAAGAGGAATCCGGCGCGGCGATCCGTTTCGGTGTGGCGGTCAGCGAAGGAGACTACCAGACGGCGGAGCGGGTCGTGCATACGCTGAAGGGCGCCGCGGGGAACATCGGCTTCGTCGATTTGCAAAAAACCGCAATGCGGCTGGAGATGGCCACGCGAGCTCGGGAAGACCATCAAGGCTTGCTGGCCGAATTGGAGGCGGAGCTGGTCCAGGCGATGGATGCTTTGCGCGACGGGCTGGCGGCGCTGGGCTGA
- a CDS encoding flagellin N-terminal helical domain-containing protein, translating into MALTVNTNPASLAGQYHLNKTQQATKQVLAQLSSGSVLNSAADNAANLAIAQQLQAQINGSNQAINNTNDGASLVQTADYALGQIQNNTQQIQDLAIQSGNGILSSSNRQALQQQVDQLTQANSQIIQSTQFNGTQLLNNGNGTTFQVGPNGTASNQITVPGIDLTNTPANGGLNGYNSNLAATNTIDITTQANALTAQQSLNSDLGTLVSQRATLGAVSNSFEAVVNNLQSSTLNTAAAHSRINDTDFAAATARLASQQILGRTGAAALGQANIAPQAALSLLG; encoded by the coding sequence ATGGCGCTGACAGTCAACACCAACCCGGCCTCGCTGGCCGGACAGTACCACCTGAACAAGACCCAGCAAGCCACCAAGCAGGTGCTTGCCCAGCTAAGCTCAGGCTCCGTGCTCAACAGCGCGGCGGACAATGCCGCCAATCTCGCCATCGCCCAGCAACTGCAAGCCCAGATCAATGGCAGCAACCAGGCGATCAACAACACCAATGACGGCGCATCGCTGGTGCAAACCGCAGACTACGCGCTCGGGCAAATACAGAACAACACCCAGCAGATTCAGGACTTGGCCATCCAGTCTGGCAACGGCATCCTCAGCTCCAGCAACCGCCAAGCGCTGCAACAGCAAGTCGACCAACTGACCCAAGCCAACTCCCAAATCATCCAGAGCACCCAGTTCAACGGCACCCAGTTGCTGAACAACGGCAACGGCACCACCTTCCAAGTCGGCCCCAACGGCACTGCCAGCAACCAGATCACGGTGCCCGGGATAGACTTGACCAATACGCCCGCCAATGGCGGCCTGAACGGCTATAACAGCAACTTGGCGGCCACCAATACCATAGATATCACCACCCAGGCCAATGCGCTGACCGCTCAGCAGAGCCTCAACAGCGATCTGGGCACCCTGGTTTCGCAGCGAGCGACGCTGGGCGCAGTCAGCAATAGTTTCGAAGCCGTGGTGAACAATCTGCAGAGCTCCACGCTGAACACGGCCGCCGCCCATAGCCGGATCAACGACACCGACTTTGCCGCGGCAACAGCCAGGCTGGCTTCGCAGCAAATACTGGGACGGACCGGCGCCGCCGCGCTGGGCCAGGCAAATATCGCCCCTCAAGCCGCCCTATCATTGCTTGGCTGA
- the dnaB gene encoding replicative DNA helicase: protein MTEQYENFDSEMASIRTPPHSVEAEQSVLGGLLLDNSAWDKIADVVSEADFYRHDHRLVYKHIAKLVELARPADVVTVAEALDKNAELAEIGGLAYLATLAQNTPSAANIRRYAEIVRERSVMRQLAQVGTEIAEAAYSPMGRDAAQLLDEAEGRVFQIAESTAKSKQGFLEMPGLLKEVVERIDMLYSRDNPDEVTGVPTGFIDLDAKTSGLQPGDLIIVAGRPSMGKTAFSMNIAEHVAVESHLPVAVFSMEMGGAQLVMRMLGSVGRLDQHTLRTGKLGDEDWQKLTYAIGKLSEAPMYIDETPALTALEVRARARRLARQHGGKLGLIVIDYLQLMSGSGRGDNRTAELGEISRGLKGLAKELQVPVIALSQLSRAVEQRPNKRPMMSDLRESGAIEQDADLIVFMYREEYYNPENQDVKGMAEAIIGKHRNGPTGAVRLAFVGKYAKFDNAATLGISGWADNDS, encoded by the coding sequence ATGACAGAACAGTACGAGAATTTCGACAGCGAGATGGCGTCCATCCGCACGCCGCCGCATTCGGTGGAGGCCGAGCAGTCCGTGCTGGGCGGCCTGCTGCTGGACAACAGCGCCTGGGACAAGATCGCCGACGTGGTGTCGGAGGCGGATTTCTACCGCCATGACCATCGGCTGGTATACAAGCATATCGCCAAGCTGGTTGAGCTGGCGCGTCCGGCTGACGTGGTGACGGTGGCCGAGGCGCTCGACAAGAACGCCGAGCTGGCTGAGATCGGCGGCTTGGCCTATCTGGCCACCCTGGCGCAGAACACGCCGTCGGCGGCCAACATCCGCCGCTACGCCGAAATCGTGCGCGAGCGCTCGGTGATGCGCCAGCTGGCCCAGGTGGGCACCGAAATCGCGGAAGCCGCGTATTCGCCGATGGGCCGCGATGCCGCGCAATTGCTGGACGAGGCCGAGGGCCGAGTGTTCCAGATCGCCGAATCCACCGCCAAATCCAAGCAGGGCTTCCTGGAAATGCCGGGCCTGCTGAAGGAAGTGGTGGAACGCATCGACATGCTGTACAGCCGCGACAATCCGGACGAGGTGACGGGGGTTCCCACCGGCTTCATCGACCTGGATGCGAAAACCTCCGGTCTGCAGCCCGGCGATTTGATCATCGTCGCCGGCCGGCCGTCCATGGGCAAGACGGCCTTTTCGATGAACATCGCCGAGCATGTGGCGGTGGAAAGCCACCTGCCGGTGGCCGTCTTCTCGATGGAAATGGGCGGCGCGCAGCTGGTGATGCGTATGCTGGGCTCGGTGGGGCGGCTGGATCAGCATACCTTGCGCACCGGCAAACTGGGCGACGAGGACTGGCAGAAGCTGACCTACGCGATAGGCAAGCTGTCCGAGGCGCCGATGTACATCGACGAAACCCCGGCGCTGACCGCGCTGGAGGTGCGCGCCCGCGCCCGCCGACTGGCGCGCCAGCACGGCGGCAAGCTGGGTTTGATCGTGATCGACTACCTGCAGCTGATGTCCGGCTCCGGGCGCGGCGACAACCGCACGGCGGAACTGGGCGAGATCTCGCGCGGCCTGAAGGGGCTGGCCAAGGAACTGCAAGTGCCGGTGATCGCGTTGTCGCAGCTGTCGCGGGCGGTGGAGCAGCGGCCGAACAAGCGGCCGATGATGTCCGACCTGCGGGAATCGGGCGCCATCGAGCAGGATGCCGACTTGATCGTCTTCATGTACCGCGAAGAGTATTACAACCCGGAAAACCAGGATGTGAAGGGCATGGCGGAAGCCATCATCGGCAAGCACCGTAACGGCCCCACTGGCGCGGTGCGGCTGGCCTTTGTCGGCAAATACGCCAAGTTCGATAATGCCGCCACCCTCGGCATCAGCGGCTGGGCGGACAACGACAGTTAA
- the rnk gene encoding nucleoside diphosphate kinase regulator, with translation MSPTPAITISSLDYDRLAALLESCEHDHPVASRLEAELERADVVEPQAMPASVVTMNTSVRIRLGDGQEKLLTLVYPKDADSEQGRISVLAPIGAALLGLSVGQSMQWPTPSGHTELSVLEITYQPEAAGEFHR, from the coding sequence ATGTCGCCCACGCCGGCAATCACCATTTCCTCTCTTGACTACGACAGGCTGGCCGCCTTGCTGGAGAGCTGCGAGCATGACCATCCGGTGGCAAGCCGCCTGGAAGCGGAGCTGGAACGGGCAGATGTGGTTGAGCCGCAAGCCATGCCAGCCAGCGTGGTCACCATGAACACTTCTGTGCGCATTCGACTGGGAGACGGCCAGGAGAAGCTGCTGACCCTGGTCTACCCCAAAGACGCCGACAGCGAACAGGGGCGCATATCCGTGCTCGCGCCGATCGGCGCCGCGCTGCTGGGCTTGTCTGTAGGCCAGAGCATGCAATGGCCGACGCCGTCCGGCCATACCGAACTAAGCGTGCTGGAAATCACCTACCAACCAGAAGCGGCGGGCGAATTCCACCGCTGA